From Aegilops tauschii subsp. strangulata cultivar AL8/78 chromosome 5, Aet v6.0, whole genome shotgun sequence:
TAGCCGCATAATCCATGTTCTCTACCATTGCAGCAACTCTACCCAAACGAACTGCAGGCCCGGGCACAGCAAATTCTCATAGAGTATCAGGAAGAACACCTTCACAGCAAGGTCAAAAGTCACATGATCATCTTCCTCCACCAATGCCTTCAACTTCTCAAGCAAGTCCTTGACACCTATACTTTTTGAACGGTCAAAGCCAAGCTCATCCTTGAGGGCACTCAACGAGTCATCGTGGCCGCTGGCAGCAGGCATGGGTGCAGTGTGACGTCCCATGGGTAAATCAAAAATGTGATGAACTGCATCACGATTGATTCGAAGAACCCTGCCATTCCCAAAGTCCATTATCATGGTGGCAGGGTCAATCACTCCCATCAGATAGCACATAAGAATGCGCGACACATTTTTCTTTACTGTCAGTTCAAAGACAACACCAAATCCAGCATCCCGAACACGACTACAGTGTGCCTCTTTCAAGAAGGCAGCAGCCTTGCAAACAGTGGGAAGCGACAAACGTACGGTCTTGTTAAATCGAGAATCATCTCCCTCAGCATCATCTTCAGCTGCATTGCTCTTACTGGACTTCTTCCTCTGTGTAAAGGGAAATGCAATCCACATTAGAAGACTAGCCATAAAAAAAGAGACAGTGAAAACACAGATAGAATAACAATGAAGAAAACAAATGCAGTCCACGTCAACAAACCTTTGAAACAACATCCACCTCCTCGCCAGAGTCACCACAAAAATCTTCATTGACATCGTCATGGGCACGCTTGGGTAGACTCTTAGATGAACTACAGTCTTTGCGTCTACCACTATGAACATCCCTCACAAAATCAGCAAGCACAAAGTCGTCATCATCAGAGTTGGGACCTTGAGTGACATGTAGTCGCTCGCACTGAGGATCATCCTTTCCACCAGCTTCATCAGTTCTCTTGCTAATATTCTTGTTCATGCCAGCAACACGTGGACTCCGCCGAGGTGTACCACCTTCCTCAGCAACAGTACTCAGCTTCTTCTTCTGCAAAGAAGGCTTCTTCACCTTGGCAAATTTGGCACCCTTGGCACCATCTGCAGCTctcctctgcttctccttctccgcAAACTCTTTTGAGTCACTTTCAAACCTCAACTTCTTCTTGCTTTGCTTCAATTCATATTCACGAAGCTGTTCCGAGACCATCCAATCCTTTGTAACTTCCTCTGTACCATCAACAGACTGCGACTGTGTCTCAGACAAAATGGGACGTCTCTGGTCAAAGCTCACACCAACATTACCCTCTGCAAAATAATGGTCAATCAATTGAGTAACCTCCGCAAACCCAGGCGCCCCAGCATGGAAAAAAGACACTACGTCAAAATGAAGTTTGACTATGGTCGTTAAAAAGTGCACAAAAAGAACAAATGCAGTACACTTAGACATATAAAATGCAGTGCTCCAACCATAAGCTaaaaataaaaattaatgcaTTGCACAAAAAACTTGAGTAAAACAACAATGCAGTTCACACATACATATAATGGAGTTCACATATAGAAAATAAAATACAGTGCTGCATACACTAACTTCATGTTTCTTCCCAACAAAATGTCGGACTAGATACAGCAAGGCAACACCAATTGGTACAACATCAAAGTAACCAGCATACACAAAATAAACAAATCAATCACATACCAGAAGGAGGGGCCACACTTATGGGAGAAGTTTCAATCGGCGAATTCAATTGATGTCCTCCCTCCACACCATGATCCTTACCACCAGGACAACGGGACCCAATTGGCGTATCATTATGAGAACCACAATCACCTACTTGATTCAAAAAGAACCAGAAACAGAAATTACAAAACATCACTTGACAAAATAATGCAAACGAACGCTGACAACTAACAAAGCATAAACCAATATGCAGGATGATTTAGGAAACTAGATAAACATAAAACAAAATAAACAAAAGCCTAAAATAAGCACTCCACATACCCTGAACTCCTCCTCCCACTCTGCTCGGCGAAGACATGGCGTTTTCCTGCAGCACAACGACGAAGTGACAGATTTAAGCAACAAAATCGGCGAAAATCTCACGAAACCCTAGATCCACCTTGCTACACAAGAGTATCGACTCCAAAATCGAGATAAAATCGGCTGCCTACGGAAAAATTACACAAACAAAAACAGCAACAACAACTACGAGAATAACAAAACAAGACGAGTGGACGATCAAGACCGAGAACAAGCGAAACGTACCACAAAAAAGGTGCGGCGcagacggcggcggcgacgacggggaggGGGGAGGGTGCGGCGACGGCAACGGACAGGAAAGGGCTGCGGGAGCACAGCGGCAAGGGCTCGTGGAGCGGACGACGCGGAATGCAGGAATAAGAACCTCTTGAGGGTGGCGGTTCCTCGGGCGACGGCGGTTGCTGCGGGCGACGGCGGTTTTGCTCGAGGGAGGAACTGCAAGAGAGGAGAGGGGATTGTTCtcggtctctctccctgtcagcgGAGCAGTGGGATCGCCTGGAACGGACACGTAGGAGGCCCGCGTGTGGCAAAAGGCAACATAAAACGGGCCGGCCCAAAAACGGCCCGGCTAAAATAAGAAAGACCACATCAAAACGCACATGATGCAGTTCTCTATGAAGAATAATGAAGTTTCGTCGGTAAAACATAAATAAAATAAACGCAGTTCGTAAAAAAGTTAAAATAAAAAAACACGCATGTGAAGAAAACGCATCCGAAAAGAAAAAGTCTACATTCAAATAAGTGCCGCACAAAAAAATGGgggggaacccccccccccctaccCCTCCCGTACAGGGACTGCAGTAAGTACAGGCAAAAAAATTGATGCAGCACGCAGCACTAGAAAGATGCAGTGCATTTAGCTACACGAAGCAGTACGGTTTAGCAAATCCAGTTCCGGATTACCTACACGAATAAATACACGGTATAGAACACAGCGAAAAACTCGTAAAATTGCGGAATACATTGTACTTTATTCAGGGGCTCCAGCAAGCACACGCAAAAAATACTGTGAAGTAAGCTCCTGTACACAACATGCAGTTCTCCGTTGCACACGATGCAGTGCAGAACTCTAACCAATGCAGTTTCGTTATCATGCAGGATACATATAAACGTCACAAAATGCCCGTTCGCACAGGAAGTGGTGGTTAAAAAAATCTACTgatcaaaaataaaaaaaccaTGTTAAAAAACACCACGTTCGCATACAACCACCCAATCGGAGCGGTTCCATCGCCACAAGCCCACGATCACAGACGCAATACCAACCCACGATCTGCACAAACCGCATCGTCAGCGAGATCGTGCAGCTCATCCGATGCGGCCATcccaccccgcgccctccccttAAATTCAGACCCCTGCCATAGGACTTCTCATCCACAACAACACAAGTATCCATTGTGCTGCCACCAAATCGCTCCATCACATCCATCTCCACGCAAAAACACCAAGCCCTACTACCGGCCATGGCGTTCGCCGATGAGTACCAGGGCGTGGAGGCCCACGGCAACACCAAGTTGCACGTCATCCACACTAACGACAACAAGCAGGTGGCGACCACCCTCACGTAGTACGAGCGCCACCTCAGCCTCCAGCGCCACAAGATCGTCGGCATTGATCTCGAGTACAACAACGAGCCTGAAGCGACGCAGAAACCCGCCCTCTGCCAACTCTCCATCGGCAAGAAACACCCGGTGTTGCTCTTCCAACTGAGCGCCGCTGAAAGGTGCACCGTCTTCGACAACTTCCTTGCCAACCCCAGGTACACCTTTGCAGGCTTCTCCATCGACGGCGACAAAAAAAGGCTAGAGCGCGTCAATCTGGAGGTCGCCAACTTCATCGACATCCAGAAGGAGTGGAGGGTGCCCGAGGCAACCAAGGAGTTGGACTCCCTTGGAGACGTCTCCGACATGCTCATCGACGACTACTACaacaacatgaagaagaagatcacCGACGACGAGCACAAGCGCTGGGCCACCCTGCCTCTGTCCATGAGGCACATCGAGTACGCGGCAAAGGACGCCTACGCAGCGTACGAGATATGGAACCGCATCACCCTCACCCAGGACGGGCTTCGCCGTGCAAAGCTGGAGAAGGAAGAGCCCCCCAAGAAGTGCGCCAGGAGCAGCTGGGGATGGGGAGACGCTGActggtgaagaagaagatggtgccgGCCAAAGAGCAACCAATGCCAACGTCGTTTTAGAATTATCATCAAATTTGCTTTATGTTGTTTGCTTATGTATCGTTAGTTTCTTTGTGATCATTTGCTTTtgctgaacttagtttgcttgccATGCAGAATCGTTTGTAATGATGTGAACTTTGATTATGTTAGATTGCTTTCTGTTGAAATTAGTTTGCTCATGATGAACTTGTCGTACAGAATGCCTGTGATAATTTGTTTTCTATTGTTTGCTCATGTATCATTAGATTCGAGCAGTGTGCAAATAGGACGCATGTAGTGCAAGTTGTGTACCAATGCAGTACAGACTCTGTCAAATGAA
This genomic window contains:
- the LOC141022659 gene encoding uncharacterized protein, with translation MAFADEYQGVEAHGNTKLHYERHLSLQRHKIVGIDLEYNNEPEATQKPALCQLSIGKKHPVLLFQLSAAERCTVFDNFLANPRYTFAGFSIDGDKKRLERVNLEVANFIDIQKEWRVPEATKELDSLGDVSDMLIDDYYNNMKKKITDDEHKRWATLPLSMRHIEYAAKDAYAAYEIWNRITLTQDGLRRAKLEKEEPPKKCARSSWGWGDADW